The following are encoded together in the Pectobacterium punjabense genome:
- the livG gene encoding high-affinity branched-chain amino acid ABC transporter ATP-binding protein LivG produces MSTQPLLSVRGLMMRFGGLLAVNNVEMDIHAGEIVSLIGPNGAGKTTVFNCLTGFYRPSGGTIMLRDRHLEGLPGQAIARMGVVRTFQHVRLFREMTVIENLLVAQHQHLKSGVFAGLLKTPGFRRAEADAQERAAVWLERIGLLDLANRQAGNLAYGDQRRLEIARCMVTRPELLMLDEPAAGLNPKETDELNQLIAELRDSHEVSVLLIEHDMKLVMGISDRIYVVNQGTPLAQGTPAEIRNNPDVIRAYLGEG; encoded by the coding sequence ATGAGCACGCAGCCACTGTTATCAGTCAGAGGTCTGATGATGCGTTTTGGCGGCCTGCTGGCGGTCAACAACGTTGAAATGGATATTCATGCGGGCGAAATCGTCTCGCTGATTGGTCCTAACGGGGCGGGAAAAACCACGGTCTTTAACTGCCTGACTGGTTTTTATCGTCCGAGTGGTGGCACCATCATGCTGCGCGATCGTCATCTGGAAGGGCTGCCCGGACAGGCCATTGCCCGTATGGGCGTGGTACGTACGTTCCAGCACGTTCGTCTGTTCCGTGAAATGACGGTGATCGAGAACTTGCTGGTCGCACAGCATCAACACCTGAAAAGCGGTGTGTTTGCTGGGCTGCTGAAAACACCGGGCTTTCGTCGCGCGGAAGCGGATGCGCAAGAGCGTGCGGCCGTGTGGTTGGAACGTATAGGCCTGCTGGATTTAGCGAACCGTCAGGCGGGGAATCTGGCGTACGGCGATCAGCGTCGTCTGGAAATTGCCCGTTGCATGGTGACGCGGCCTGAGCTGTTGATGCTCGATGAGCCCGCAGCGGGTCTGAACCCGAAAGAAACTGACGAGTTAAATCAGCTGATTGCGGAGCTGCGTGATAGTCATGAGGTGTCTGTTCTGTTGATTGAACATGATATGAAGCTGGTCATGGGAATTTCCGATCGAATTTATGTCGTCAATCAGGGCACGCCGCTGGCACAAGGCACCCCAGCTGAAATTCGTAACAACCCGGATGTCATCCGTGCATATCTGGGTGAAGGATAA
- the livF gene encoding high-affinity branched-chain amino acid ABC transporter ATP-binding protein LivF, producing the protein MLSLHQVSAHYGKIQALHQVSLHINQGEIVTLIGANGAGKTTLLGTLCGDPRATEGTITFDGKDITHWQTAQIMREAIAIVPEGRRVFSRMTVEENLAMGGFFAERDQYQERIARVYDLFPRLYERRAQRSGTMSGGEQQMLAIGRALMSQPRLLLLDEPSLGLAPIIILQIFDTIQQLREEGMTIFLVEQNANQALKLADRGYVLENGHIVLEDTGAALLANEAVRSAYLGG; encoded by the coding sequence ATGCTGTCATTACATCAGGTTTCTGCCCACTACGGAAAAATTCAGGCGCTACATCAGGTTAGCCTGCATATCAATCAGGGTGAGATTGTCACGTTGATCGGTGCCAACGGTGCCGGTAAAACCACGCTGCTGGGGACGCTGTGCGGCGATCCGCGTGCGACGGAAGGCACAATCACGTTTGACGGTAAGGACATCACACACTGGCAGACTGCGCAGATTATGCGTGAGGCCATCGCGATTGTGCCAGAAGGCCGCCGCGTCTTTTCCCGTATGACGGTAGAAGAAAATCTGGCGATGGGTGGGTTCTTTGCCGAGCGCGATCAGTATCAGGAGCGCATTGCGCGCGTCTACGATCTGTTCCCGCGTCTGTATGAACGACGCGCCCAGCGTTCTGGCACCATGTCCGGCGGTGAACAGCAGATGCTGGCGATTGGCCGTGCGCTAATGAGCCAGCCGCGTTTGCTACTGCTGGACGAGCCGTCGCTGGGGCTGGCACCGATTATCATTCTGCAAATTTTTGATACTATCCAGCAACTGCGAGAAGAGGGCATGACCATCTTCCTGGTGGAGCAAAATGCCAACCAGGCGCTGAAACTGGCTGACCGGGGTTATGTGCTTGAAAACGGTCATATCGTGTTGGAAGATACCGGTGCGGCATTGTTAGCTAATGAAGCGGTACGCTCGGCCTATCTGGGCGGATGA
- a CDS encoding GntP family transporter: MATSLLLCIAIAGVLLLLLMVIKFKIQPFVALLVVSLLVALATGIPTEEIMKVMSSGMGGVLGSITMIIGLGAMLGRMIEISGGAESLARKFTQTLGEKRVIAALTMAAFILGIPVFFDVGFIILAPIIYGFAKVAKVSPLKFGLPVAGVMLTVHVALPPHPGPVAAASLLKADVGWLTILGLAISIPVGIIGFWVAKYINRRQYALSVDVLEQLQLAKTEEKNEVTPHKNAPSASLVTALIVIPIAIIMLGTVAATLFPAGHPLRNITTLVGSPAVALLIALALAFYFIAMRRGWSLEKTGNVMGDAMPAAAVVIMVTGAGGVFGKVLVESGVGKALADTLTSIHLPLVPAAFILSLALRASQGSATVAILTTCGLLSEAVSGLNQMQLVLVTLSACFGGLGLSHVNDSGFWIVTKYLGLSVADGLRTWTVLTTLLGLAGFLFTWALWLVM; this comes from the coding sequence ATGGCCACCTCGCTCTTACTCTGCATCGCTATCGCCGGGGTATTACTCCTGTTGCTGATGGTCATTAAATTTAAAATTCAGCCCTTTGTCGCACTGCTGGTTGTCAGCTTGCTCGTCGCGCTGGCAACCGGAATACCCACAGAAGAAATAATGAAAGTCATGTCCAGTGGCATGGGAGGCGTTCTCGGCTCGATCACCATGATCATTGGACTGGGTGCCATGTTGGGAAGAATGATCGAAATTTCTGGCGGAGCCGAATCTCTGGCAAGGAAATTTACCCAAACACTGGGAGAAAAACGCGTTATTGCGGCGCTGACTATGGCAGCATTTATTCTCGGTATTCCGGTCTTTTTTGATGTCGGCTTTATTATCCTCGCCCCGATTATTTACGGCTTTGCGAAAGTCGCGAAAGTCTCTCCACTTAAATTCGGTCTGCCCGTCGCGGGTGTGATGTTGACGGTTCACGTCGCCCTGCCCCCTCATCCTGGACCGGTTGCGGCAGCCAGTTTGTTAAAAGCCGATGTGGGCTGGTTAACTATATTAGGACTGGCGATCTCTATTCCTGTCGGCATCATCGGTTTCTGGGTTGCGAAATATATTAACCGTCGGCAGTACGCGCTATCTGTTGATGTGCTGGAGCAGTTGCAATTAGCAAAAACTGAAGAAAAAAATGAGGTGACGCCACATAAGAATGCGCCTTCCGCCAGTCTGGTTACGGCGCTGATCGTCATTCCTATCGCCATTATCATGCTCGGCACCGTGGCGGCGACGCTGTTCCCAGCAGGCCACCCACTGCGTAATATCACCACGTTGGTCGGTTCCCCTGCTGTTGCGCTACTGATTGCCCTGGCACTCGCCTTTTACTTTATCGCTATGCGTAGAGGCTGGTCGCTTGAAAAGACCGGCAACGTTATGGGCGATGCCATGCCTGCCGCTGCGGTCGTCATCATGGTGACGGGTGCCGGTGGTGTGTTCGGCAAGGTGCTGGTGGAATCGGGCGTCGGTAAAGCGCTGGCGGATACGCTGACCAGCATTCATCTGCCGCTAGTGCCTGCCGCATTTATTCTGTCGCTGGCGCTACGTGCCTCGCAGGGCTCAGCCACCGTCGCTATTCTTACCACCTGCGGCCTGCTGAGCGAAGCCGTCAGTGGCCTGAATCAGATGCAATTGGTACTGGTGACGCTCTCTGCCTGCTTTGGCGGGCTGGGTCTGTCGCACGTTAATGACTCAGGTTTCTGGATCGTCACCAAATATCTGGGGCTGTCCGTCGCCGATGGCCTGCGTACCTGGACGGTGCTGACCACTCTGCTCGGGCTGGCAGGTTTCCTCTTCACCTGGGCGCTGTGGCTGGTTATGTAA
- a CDS encoding methyl-accepting chemotaxis protein produces the protein MKNISLGKMLGAGFTLIIVIGFLVAILGRVQLEKLGGNIQFLSQTRISNLLLMQEVKDNVNIAARSIRNIALLADQQQMKVEKDRIEQTIARNSDLLAQIRKNAVDSEAKTLLATLEQARPAYTNSMTKAIDLAMTSEHDAFRNFLLTEVRTTQASVFDILDKMVGMQKQLTVTLANESENNALHAGTLMLIIALGSALLGGVVAWWITRKIKRQLGGEPAYTLEITRQVAQGNLAVAIERRAGDTTSVLAAMEEMRQSLSNIVGQVHQSSESIATGASQIAMGNTDLSQRTEEQAANLQETAASMEEMNTTVKQNADTVRTAAQLANSASVAARKGGDVVNNVVRTMEEITASSRKIGDIIGVIDGIAFQTNILALNAAVEAARAGEQGRGFAVVAGEVRSLAQRSASAAREIKDLIGVSVGKVEAGEALVNEAGVTIGEVVEQSQRVADLINEIGLTTHEQEQGVSQVNDAVNQLDQVTQQNAALVEESASAADSLSQQAKNLLELMGAFKIDSIQPQRATPQVATLSRPKLALASHSSNQNWETF, from the coding sequence ATGAAGAACATAAGTTTGGGAAAAATGTTAGGAGCAGGCTTTACGCTCATTATCGTTATTGGTTTTTTAGTCGCCATATTAGGCCGCGTTCAATTAGAAAAACTCGGGGGGAATATTCAGTTTTTGTCACAAACACGTATTTCCAATCTCCTGCTAATGCAGGAAGTTAAGGACAACGTCAACATCGCGGCACGATCCATCAGAAATATTGCACTTCTGGCCGATCAGCAGCAAATGAAGGTGGAAAAAGATCGCATCGAACAAACCATCGCACGTAATAGCGACTTGCTCGCACAAATACGTAAAAACGCAGTGGATAGCGAGGCTAAAACACTGCTCGCCACGCTGGAACAGGCTCGCCCCGCGTATACCAACAGCATGACAAAAGCCATCGACCTGGCCATGACCAGCGAACACGACGCATTTCGTAACTTTCTGCTGACGGAAGTGCGCACCACGCAAGCAAGCGTATTCGACATTTTGGATAAAATGGTTGGAATGCAAAAACAGCTTACCGTCACGCTCGCCAATGAATCTGAGAATAATGCGTTACACGCTGGCACCCTAATGCTGATCATCGCACTGGGTTCTGCCCTACTGGGAGGTGTTGTTGCCTGGTGGATTACCCGGAAAATCAAGCGCCAGCTTGGTGGGGAACCGGCCTACACGCTGGAGATTACCCGTCAGGTTGCACAGGGGAATCTTGCTGTCGCGATTGAACGACGCGCCGGAGACACGACCAGCGTCCTCGCCGCAATGGAGGAAATGCGCCAAAGCCTGAGCAATATCGTCGGGCAAGTCCATCAAAGCAGCGAGTCTATCGCCACGGGTGCTAGTCAGATTGCGATGGGGAATACCGATCTCAGCCAGCGCACGGAAGAACAGGCTGCCAACCTGCAAGAAACCGCTGCTTCCATGGAAGAAATGAATACCACGGTTAAACAGAACGCCGACACCGTGCGTACCGCTGCACAGCTCGCCAACTCAGCCAGTGTCGCCGCCCGTAAAGGAGGAGATGTCGTCAACAACGTCGTGCGGACCATGGAAGAGATCACGGCTAGCTCACGTAAAATCGGCGATATTATCGGCGTGATTGACGGTATTGCTTTCCAAACCAACATTCTGGCGCTCAACGCCGCCGTCGAAGCCGCGCGAGCGGGAGAGCAGGGACGCGGGTTCGCCGTCGTCGCCGGAGAAGTTCGCTCATTGGCTCAACGCTCCGCTTCTGCTGCACGTGAAATCAAGGATCTGATTGGCGTTAGCGTAGGAAAAGTGGAAGCCGGTGAGGCGCTCGTTAACGAAGCGGGCGTAACCATAGGAGAAGTCGTAGAACAGTCACAGCGTGTCGCCGACCTGATTAATGAGATCGGCCTGACCACCCACGAACAAGAACAGGGCGTTTCTCAGGTCAATGATGCGGTGAACCAGCTCGATCAGGTCACTCAGCAGAACGCGGCACTGGTTGAAGAGTCGGCTTCCGCCGCAGATAGCCTGAGCCAACAGGCCAAAAATCTGCTTGAATTGATGGGCGCGTTCAAAATTGACAGCATCCAGCCACAGCGAGCCACGCCGCAGGTGGCTACGCTCTCAAGGCCGAAACTGGCGTTAGCCAGTCATTCGAGTAACCAAAACTGGGAAACGTTTTAA
- a CDS encoding PLP-dependent aminotransferase family protein encodes MAIEGLLAHRIAQLKSSAIRELLKHSKMENIISLAGGIPSDALFDFEGLNQATQLAITEQPKTAFQYGLTEGSSVLRDRIADLCAVRGVKTRGDDIVVTAGSQQALDLIMRAMVDPGDVFVVERPTYLAALQTLELAQAQVMSVSSDADGMVVDELEELLKTQRIKGVYIVPNFGNPSGVTLSYERRLQLIQLAERYGFVIIEDDPYGELRFTEERNPTLFQLAQDKLGSTEYVLYTSTFSKVLAPGLRLGWAILPDWLLHKVAIIKQAADLHASALSQTVAECYLGLGRLDTQIEKIRHAYKHKGELLAQLIEKELGDVITFNQPKGGMFLWAKFRQDNFNTTEWLKKTLEQGVVFVPGEFFFPDNIDYSTLRLSFATATDEQMHEAVARLRRAL; translated from the coding sequence ATGGCTATTGAAGGGTTGTTAGCGCACCGCATCGCTCAGTTAAAAAGTTCCGCCATCCGTGAACTGCTGAAACACAGCAAGATGGAAAACATTATCTCGCTGGCTGGCGGGATTCCGTCAGATGCATTGTTTGATTTTGAAGGGTTAAACCAGGCTACGCAGTTGGCAATTACCGAACAGCCGAAAACGGCGTTCCAGTATGGCTTAACCGAAGGCAGCAGCGTGCTGCGCGATCGCATTGCCGATCTGTGCGCGGTGCGCGGCGTAAAAACACGCGGCGACGATATTGTTGTGACGGCAGGTTCACAGCAGGCGCTGGATCTGATTATGCGTGCGATGGTCGACCCGGGCGATGTGTTTGTTGTTGAACGCCCAACGTATCTGGCGGCGTTGCAAACGCTGGAACTGGCACAGGCGCAGGTGATGTCTGTGTCATCCGATGCCGACGGTATGGTGGTCGATGAGCTGGAAGAATTGCTGAAGACGCAGCGCATCAAAGGCGTTTATATCGTACCGAACTTCGGTAACCCGAGTGGCGTGACGCTGAGTTATGAACGTCGCCTGCAATTGATTCAACTGGCGGAGCGCTATGGGTTTGTCATTATCGAAGACGACCCGTATGGTGAGCTACGCTTCACCGAAGAACGTAACCCGACGCTGTTCCAACTGGCGCAGGATAAATTGGGTAGCACGGAATACGTGCTGTATACCTCCACGTTCTCGAAAGTGCTGGCACCGGGGCTACGTCTTGGTTGGGCGATTCTGCCGGATTGGCTGCTGCACAAAGTGGCGATTATTAAACAGGCCGCCGATCTGCACGCCAGTGCCTTGTCGCAGACCGTCGCAGAATGCTATCTGGGGCTGGGACGTCTGGATACGCAGATCGAAAAAATCCGCCATGCCTATAAGCACAAAGGCGAACTGCTGGCACAGCTTATTGAGAAGGAACTGGGTGATGTGATCACCTTTAACCAGCCTAAAGGCGGGATGTTCCTGTGGGCGAAGTTCCGTCAGGATAACTTCAACACCACTGAATGGCTGAAGAAGACGCTGGAACAAGGCGTGGTCTTCGTACCGGGTGAGTTCTTCTTCCCAGACAACATTGATTACTCAACGCTGCGCCTATCCTTTGCGACGGCAACGGATGAGCAAATGCATGAAGCGGTGGCTCGCCTGCGTCGGGCGCTGTAA
- a CDS encoding methyl-accepting chemotaxis protein, whose product MNFLAKMKLGTMLGTGFASVIIIGLMVAVLGRVHLLDLGEDIESLSEKNLTSLILIQDAKSGFDAVARSVRTIGLTDNRSRIQEEKRLIDQQIARNTETLSKLYENLSEPETRSLLDNLTQARPAYRDAVNKAVELGVSENAEERAQAVQLMVNEMQATQAPVFAALDSMTELQKKRTLEMTASAMQEARSDGNTLIFFAALAVLVGILVSVLITRTIKNLLGGEVAYAAQIAQAVAQGNLAVAVNLRPGDDRSVLAAMNGMRKSLSSIVEQVRESSESIATGASQIAAGSTDLSQRTEEQAANLQQTAASMEEMSQTVRQNSDTVRNAAQLAQAASNTAAKGGEAVSNIVTTMREITHSSQKIGDIISVIDGIAFQTNILALNAAVEAARAGEQGRGFAVVAGEVRSLAQRSAIAAKEIKELIGHSVEKVETGSALVGDAGTTIEELVRQARHVADLINEIGVTTQEQESGVSQIHDAVNQLDQVTQQNAALVEQSASAADSLSDQAAHLVELMKVFIVEGGSSQRSAPTLKRPSSAKLSLTTPTGSTGSHSQNWEQF is encoded by the coding sequence ATGAATTTTTTAGCAAAAATGAAGCTTGGCACCATGTTGGGTACTGGCTTCGCCTCTGTCATTATCATCGGTCTGATGGTCGCCGTTCTGGGGCGTGTGCATTTGCTCGACCTAGGCGAAGATATTGAGTCGCTGTCCGAAAAAAACCTCACCAGCCTCATCCTGATACAGGATGCTAAAAGCGGTTTTGATGCTGTGGCACGTTCGGTACGTACTATCGGCCTGACAGACAATAGGAGCCGAATTCAGGAAGAAAAGCGCCTGATCGATCAGCAAATTGCTCGTAATACAGAAACCCTATCCAAGCTGTATGAAAACCTGTCTGAGCCAGAAACCCGCAGCCTGCTAGACAACCTGACGCAGGCACGCCCAGCTTACCGAGATGCGGTGAATAAAGCGGTTGAGCTTGGCGTATCCGAAAACGCGGAAGAAAGAGCGCAAGCCGTGCAGCTCATGGTTAATGAAATGCAGGCTACGCAGGCACCGGTTTTCGCCGCGCTCGACAGCATGACGGAATTACAGAAAAAGCGAACGCTGGAGATGACGGCAAGCGCCATGCAGGAAGCACGCTCAGATGGTAACACCCTGATCTTCTTCGCGGCGCTTGCGGTTCTCGTCGGTATTCTGGTTTCCGTGCTGATTACCCGCACCATCAAAAACTTGTTGGGCGGCGAGGTAGCTTACGCTGCACAAATCGCCCAAGCGGTTGCACAGGGAAATCTGGCCGTTGCGGTCAATCTACGCCCCGGAGACGATCGTAGCGTACTCGCGGCAATGAACGGTATGCGCAAAAGCCTGAGCAGTATTGTTGAACAGGTACGTGAGAGCAGTGAATCTATCGCGACCGGCGCCAGCCAGATCGCGGCAGGCAGCACCGACCTCAGTCAGCGCACGGAAGAACAGGCGGCTAATCTGCAACAGACTGCCGCCTCCATGGAAGAAATGAGCCAAACCGTACGCCAGAACTCAGATACGGTGCGTAACGCCGCCCAACTGGCGCAGGCCGCCAGCAATACCGCGGCTAAAGGCGGTGAAGCCGTCAGCAATATTGTTACCACCATGAGAGAAATCACCCACAGCTCGCAAAAAATTGGCGACATCATCAGCGTCATCGACGGCATCGCGTTCCAGACCAATATCCTGGCACTCAACGCCGCGGTAGAAGCCGCACGCGCGGGCGAGCAAGGGCGTGGTTTTGCCGTGGTCGCAGGCGAGGTGCGCTCATTAGCACAGCGTTCCGCCATCGCCGCCAAAGAGATTAAAGAGCTGATCGGCCACAGCGTCGAGAAAGTTGAGACAGGTTCTGCTCTGGTCGGTGACGCAGGAACGACGATCGAAGAGTTAGTGCGTCAGGCTCGCCACGTTGCCGACTTGATCAACGAAATTGGTGTCACCACGCAGGAACAAGAGTCCGGCGTTTCACAGATTCATGATGCTGTTAACCAACTCGACCAAGTCACTCAGCAGAACGCCGCGCTCGTCGAGCAATCCGCATCCGCCGCCGATAGCCTGAGCGATCAGGCCGCCCATCTGGTAGAGCTGATGAAAGTCTTCATCGTTGAAGGCGGCTCCTCACAGCGTAGTGCACCCACGTTAAAAAGGCCCTCAAGCGCAAAACTTTCACTGACAACCCCTACAGGCAGTACGGGGAGCCATAGCCAAAACTGGGAACAGTTCTAA
- a CDS encoding methyl-accepting chemotaxis protein, translated as MQRIRKMKLGTQVGSGFAIVIIIGLLVAIFGRMHLIGLGNTTDNLAKHHLANLIVLQELKDNLNVTIKATLRMLITTERTVLEDNQKLIETTSAKNAKLVTQLEQNLRAKEVRNILGELQQNRTEFATVGRQSVALSLNNKQAESIELVRTQLEPIQTKLFNNLNTMIQLQKDYTTQTATNAIEESYYDGNSLLMLAGIASLIGVCIAWLITRHIKKQLGGEPAYATLVTQEIAQGNLAIPIDLVAGDTTSLLSAMNHMRKSLSGIVEQVRESSESIATGSSQIAAGSTDLSQRTEEQAANLQQTAASMEEMSQTVRQNSDTVRNAAQLAQAASNTAAKGGEAVSNIVITMREITHSSQKIGDIISVIDGIAFQTNILALNAAVEAARAGEQGRGFAVVAGEVRSLAQRSATAAKEIKELIGHSVERVEAGSALVSDAGATIEELVRQARHVADLINEIGVTTQEQESGVSQIHDAVNQLDQVTQQNAALVEQSTSAADSLSDQAAHLVELMKIFIIEGGSSPHVASPLKRPTSATLSLANPKSKTGSHSQNWETF; from the coding sequence ATGCAGCGTATAAGAAAAATGAAACTGGGTACTCAGGTCGGTTCGGGTTTTGCCATTGTTATAATTATCGGCCTATTAGTGGCCATTTTCGGCAGAATGCATCTGATTGGCCTCGGTAATACCACAGACAACCTTGCTAAACACCATCTTGCCAACCTCATCGTGCTACAAGAATTGAAAGATAATCTGAACGTCACGATCAAAGCCACGTTGCGCATGCTGATCACAACGGAAAGAACGGTTCTGGAGGACAACCAAAAACTGATTGAAACCACGAGCGCCAAAAACGCGAAGCTTGTCACTCAACTGGAACAGAATTTGCGGGCAAAAGAGGTCCGTAATATCCTGGGTGAGCTTCAGCAAAACCGCACTGAATTTGCCACCGTAGGCCGCCAATCCGTCGCCCTATCGCTCAACAATAAACAGGCCGAATCCATCGAGTTAGTCAGAACCCAGCTTGAGCCGATACAAACCAAACTTTTCAACAACTTGAACACCATGATTCAGTTGCAGAAAGACTACACCACGCAAACGGCCACCAATGCGATTGAAGAGTCTTACTATGATGGCAATTCGCTATTGATGCTGGCTGGCATAGCGTCATTGATTGGCGTATGCATCGCCTGGCTGATTACTCGCCATATCAAGAAACAACTGGGTGGTGAACCCGCCTACGCTACGTTGGTCACGCAGGAAATCGCCCAAGGTAATCTCGCCATACCGATTGATCTGGTGGCAGGCGACACAACCAGTCTATTGTCCGCCATGAACCACATGCGCAAAAGCCTGAGTGGTATTGTTGAACAGGTGCGAGAAAGCAGTGAGTCCATCGCGACCGGTTCCAGCCAAATCGCCGCAGGCAGCACCGACCTCAGCCAGCGCACGGAAGAACAGGCGGCTAACCTGCAACAAACCGCCGCCTCCATGGAAGAGATGAGCCAAACCGTACGCCAGAACTCAGATACGGTGCGTAACGCCGCCCAACTGGCGCAGGCCGCCAGCAATACCGCGGCTAAAGGCGGCGAAGCCGTCAGCAATATTGTTATCACCATGAGAGAAATCACCCACAGCTCGCAAAAAATTGGCGACATCATCAGCGTCATTGACGGCATCGCGTTCCAGACCAATATCCTGGCGCTCAACGCCGCAGTCGAAGCCGCACGCGCGGGCGAGCAAGGGCGTGGTTTTGCCGTGGTCGCAGGCGAGGTGCGCTCATTAGCACAGCGTTCCGCCACCGCCGCCAAAGAGATTAAAGAGCTGATCGGCCACAGCGTCGAAAGAGTCGAAGCTGGTTCCGCACTCGTCAGTGATGCAGGAGCAACGATCGAAGAATTAGTGCGTCAGGCTCGCCATGTTGCCGACTTGATCAACGAAATTGGCGTCACCACGCAGGAACAAGAGTCCGGCGTTTCACAGATTCATGATGCTGTTAACCAACTCGATCAGGTCACCCAGCAGAACGCGGCGCTTGTTGAGCAATCCACTTCCGCTGCCGATAGCCTGAGCGATCAGGCCGCTCATCTGGTAGAGCTGATGAAAATCTTCATCATTGAAGGCGGGTCGTCACCGCACGTTGCATCGCCGCTGAAAAGACCCACCAGCGCAACGCTTTCCCTCGCCAATCCGAAAAGCAAAACGGGAAGCCATAGCCAAAATTGGGAAACCTTTTAA
- a CDS encoding methyl-accepting chemotaxis protein produces MNLIKNSSLGKMLGTGFTLVIAIGFLVAIFGRIQLDKLGENIQVLSQVRIANLLMMEEFKDNINTNAIAVRNLVLLEDEKHIQEEKTRIEEIISRNNALLAKIDDGTVDKHAKELVTLLEQVRPAYSVAMKEAITLATAGKNSEARDLLLTDVKAKQDAVFNALNDMVNWQEKLTVEIADQSLKNATNAGTLMVIIALLSVALGMLISWWITRTIKRQLGGEPAYTLEVTRQVAQGNLAVMIELRDGDTTSVLAAMEDMRQNLSNLVGQVHQSSESIATGATQIAMGNTDLSQRTEEQAANLQETAASMEQMNTTVKQNAATVRTATELAHSASTTAQKGGEAVNNVVRTMEDITASSRKIGDIIGVIDSIAFQTNILALNAAVEAARAGEQGRGFAVVAGEVRSLAQRSASAAREIKDLISVSVANVEMGEKLVNDAGITIKDIVEKSQHVANLLSEIGLTTHEQEQGVAQVNDAVNQLDQVTQQNAALVEESASAADSLSEQARTLLELMGVFKISGIQAQAPRLASQVKQPAAPRLALASQSGNASSDNWETF; encoded by the coding sequence ATGAATCTCATCAAAAATAGCAGCCTGGGTAAAATGCTAGGGACTGGCTTTACTCTGGTCATCGCTATCGGTTTTCTGGTGGCGATATTTGGTCGTATCCAGTTAGACAAACTCGGCGAAAACATTCAAGTGTTGTCACAAGTCCGTATCGCCAACCTTCTGATGATGGAAGAGTTTAAAGACAACATTAACACCAATGCGATTGCTGTCAGAAATCTAGTACTGCTGGAAGACGAGAAGCACATACAGGAAGAGAAAACGCGTATCGAGGAGATAATCTCCCGCAATAACGCGTTACTGGCAAAAATAGACGATGGCACTGTCGATAAGCATGCCAAGGAACTGGTAACACTACTGGAACAGGTACGCCCAGCTTACAGCGTTGCCATGAAAGAGGCCATCACGCTGGCAACGGCAGGCAAGAATAGCGAAGCACGCGACCTGTTATTAACCGATGTAAAAGCCAAGCAGGATGCTGTCTTTAATGCCTTGAATGACATGGTTAACTGGCAAGAGAAGCTCACGGTTGAAATTGCCGACCAGTCTTTAAAAAATGCGACTAACGCAGGTACGCTGATGGTCATTATCGCCCTGCTTTCTGTCGCGCTGGGCATGCTTATCTCATGGTGGATCACCCGAACCATTAAACGTCAGCTTGGAGGAGAGCCAGCCTACACGCTGGAAGTGACACGTCAGGTTGCACAAGGGAATCTGGCCGTTATGATTGAACTGCGCGACGGAGACACCACGAGCGTACTGGCGGCGATGGAAGACATGCGCCAAAACCTGAGTAACCTTGTCGGCCAGGTACATCAGAGCAGCGAATCTATCGCCACGGGCGCGACACAGATTGCGATGGGAAATACCGATCTCAGCCAGCGTACAGAAGAACAGGCCGCGAATCTTCAGGAAACCGCTGCCTCAATGGAACAGATGAATACCACCGTGAAGCAGAATGCAGCAACCGTGCGCACCGCAACGGAGTTAGCCCATTCTGCCAGCACTACGGCACAAAAAGGCGGTGAGGCGGTTAATAACGTTGTGCGAACGATGGAAGATATTACGGCCAGTTCTCGCAAGATCGGCGACATTATCGGCGTCATCGACAGTATCGCCTTCCAGACCAACATTTTGGCACTGAATGCCGCCGTTGAAGCGGCCAGAGCCGGTGAACAAGGCCGTGGCTTCGCCGTGGTCGCAGGCGAAGTGCGCTCTCTGGCGCAGCGTTCTGCTTCCGCCGCGCGTGAAATCAAAGATCTGATTAGCGTGAGCGTGGCCAATGTGGAAATGGGTGAGAAACTGGTTAACGACGCAGGCATCACTATCAAAGATATTGTAGAAAAATCTCAACATGTTGCGAACCTGCTCAGCGAAATCGGCCTGACAACGCATGAACAAGAACAGGGTGTAGCTCAGGTGAATGATGCGGTGAATCAGCTCGATCAGGTCACTCAACAGAATGCCGCACTGGTGGAAGAATCAGCCTCTGCCGCCGACAGCCTGAGTGAACAGGCCAGAACGCTGCTCGAATTAATGGGCGTTTTCAAAATCAGCGGCATTCAAGCACAAGCACCACGACTGGCGTCACAGGTGAAACAACCCGCTGCGCCAAGACTGGCTTTAGCCAGCCAATCAGGTAACGCCAGCAGCGATAACTGGGAAACCTTTTAA